A window of the Bradyrhizobium ottawaense genome harbors these coding sequences:
- a CDS encoding DUF2274 domain-containing protein: MPKLKIETLLDEKPVKIMAELPAAVHRDLVAYAEALARETGQAIEPTKLIAPMLARFMAADRGFARSKRIHRSPTVGDG; this comes from the coding sequence GTGCCGAAACTTAAGATCGAAACACTTCTGGACGAAAAACCAGTCAAGATCATGGCGGAGTTGCCAGCCGCAGTACATCGAGATTTAGTCGCCTACGCGGAGGCTCTGGCACGCGAAACCGGTCAAGCGATAGAGCCGACCAAACTGATTGCGCCCATGTTAGCGCGGTTCATGGCCGCGGACAGAGGATTTGCGAGGTCAAAGCGCATTCATCGTTCACCGACGGTCGGTGACGGATAG
- a CDS encoding LysR family transcriptional regulator translates to MDAQLSANSDRRFSGHAIELKHLRSAVLAHSCGSFRKAARLLSIRHSALSRSVAQLEHLVGTALFERSSAGIQPTFAGHIFLNRANVILDQIDALLESTADIARGESGRLSVGLCTSVATGTLRDLLADFGRRCTRIEMAAIERSPPALHRFLQSTAADIIIVPGGSRSIALGALALWHERIFVLLSAAHPLAARETIRWTDLHDQTILLGTSDQAGSLEEMIESELLMHGIAQNVQRHDVSRHLVYGFTSMGLGVSFTLDSDTGVVGNNVVCRELHDDRGQMDVCFYAHWLPNNENPALHRFLTFLTERYPSPTVGER, encoded by the coding sequence GTGGATGCGCAACTTTCGGCCAACTCCGACCGCCGCTTTTCAGGACACGCGATCGAGCTCAAGCATCTTCGATCCGCGGTACTAGCACACAGTTGCGGCAGTTTTCGGAAGGCCGCTCGCCTACTTTCTATTCGGCACTCGGCATTGAGTCGGTCGGTGGCTCAACTCGAGCACCTTGTTGGGACCGCCCTGTTCGAGCGATCGTCGGCGGGCATACAGCCTACTTTCGCGGGCCACATCTTCCTAAATCGTGCTAACGTGATCTTGGACCAAATTGACGCACTTCTCGAATCAACAGCCGACATCGCGCGTGGTGAATCTGGTCGCCTATCGGTTGGCCTGTGCACATCCGTTGCAACAGGGACACTGAGGGATCTCTTAGCTGACTTTGGACGGCGCTGTACGCGGATTGAAATGGCCGCGATTGAGCGATCGCCGCCGGCGTTACACAGATTTCTCCAGAGTACAGCCGCAGATATTATCATTGTTCCCGGAGGATCCAGGTCGATCGCCCTTGGAGCACTAGCGCTTTGGCACGAACGCATTTTTGTTTTGCTGTCGGCTGCTCATCCTCTAGCTGCTCGCGAAACGATCCGTTGGACAGATCTTCATGATCAAACCATTTTGCTCGGAACGTCAGATCAAGCAGGTAGCCTGGAGGAGATGATTGAATCGGAGCTTTTGATGCATGGGATCGCCCAAAACGTGCAGCGACATGACGTAAGCCGACACTTAGTTTACGGCTTTACAAGTATGGGACTCGGCGTGAGCTTTACGCTAGACTCCGATACTGGAGTTGTCGGAAACAATGTGGTTTGCCGTGAGTTACACGACGACCGAGGTCAGATGGACGTATGCTTCTATGCTCATTGGCTCCCGAACAACGAAAATCCAGCCCTACACCGGTTTCTGACTTTCTTAACCGAGCGCTATCCGTCACCGACCGTCGGTGAACGATGA
- a CDS encoding acyl-homoserine-lactone synthase, which produces MMKAVALGSSQFGNHLGLLRAMYQLRGRVFQDRLNWNVVVSGGLELDVFDTLNPFYLLVLSDNDDVVGCVRLLPTTAPTMLGETFSALLDGHPVPRSETILESSRFCVDTRLAGELGAHGLNRATFMLFAAMIEGIRAVDAKSIVTVTDLRMERVLRRAGWPLERIASPRPIGATMALAGYLHDSDEVLATMYRQAGVVGPVLGTPSNVQA; this is translated from the coding sequence ATGATGAAAGCCGTTGCGCTTGGAAGCAGCCAGTTCGGTAACCACCTTGGTTTGCTCAGAGCTATGTATCAGCTACGCGGCAGGGTCTTTCAGGATCGCCTGAACTGGAATGTAGTTGTCTCCGGGGGGCTCGAACTTGACGTCTTTGACACGCTAAATCCTTTCTATCTGCTGGTGCTGTCGGACAATGACGATGTCGTCGGATGCGTGAGGTTGCTGCCGACTACGGCACCAACGATGCTCGGAGAGACATTTTCAGCGCTGTTGGATGGCCACCCAGTGCCACGAAGCGAAACGATTCTTGAAAGCTCGCGCTTCTGCGTTGATACGAGGCTCGCCGGGGAGTTGGGCGCACACGGCTTGAACCGAGCCACGTTCATGTTGTTCGCCGCCATGATTGAAGGTATTCGTGCCGTCGATGCAAAGTCGATCGTGACCGTAACCGATCTGCGTATGGAACGGGTCCTCCGGCGCGCAGGCTGGCCGCTTGAGCGTATTGCGTCGCCGCGTCCGATCGGGGCGACCATGGCGCTCGCGGGCTATCTGCACGATTCAGATGAGGTGTTGGCTACGATGTATCGCCAAGCAGGTGTTGTGGGGCCGGTGTTAGGAACACCGTCGAACGTCCAGGCCTGA
- a CDS encoding saccharopine dehydrogenase family protein yields the protein MRVVVLGGAGGMGRAAVRVAVELDFVCEVVVADRHFAGAEEVAARHRGRARPVRVDVRDERALAGLLDGADVVMNASGPFFELGVPVLEGAIAAGAHYLDICDDWEPTLEMLQLDARAKARGVTAVLGMGASPGLTNLLAVTAARALERPRELLTGWSIDGAEETTGHGKSPSDEPSAALVHWMQQLSGEIRIHSGGAAALVKPLQRREIDFPNIGRIAVWTVGHPEAVTLPRVFAGLQACANVMTGANERTFAGLRALQTLVDSKILSLKEAARELRKSDNGSGAERGRSGAVTDRPSLFGWASGEKAGQAVICAASLRGLPPGGMAGVTGVPLGLALHLFARAATRPPVGVLTPEEVIDPAWFFDLFAPYCGFASGADLVAIGEQAVDNGG from the coding sequence ATGCGAGTGGTTGTGTTGGGCGGCGCGGGCGGCATGGGCCGTGCCGCGGTCAGAGTGGCCGTGGAGCTCGATTTCGTTTGCGAGGTCGTGGTGGCCGATCGCCACTTCGCCGGCGCGGAGGAGGTCGCGGCGCGGCATCGCGGCAGGGCGCGCCCGGTCCGCGTCGATGTCCGTGATGAGCGCGCTCTCGCCGGGCTGCTCGATGGCGCCGACGTGGTGATGAATGCGTCGGGGCCATTTTTCGAGCTCGGTGTACCGGTCCTCGAGGGCGCAATCGCAGCCGGCGCGCACTATCTCGACATCTGCGACGACTGGGAGCCGACGCTCGAGATGCTTCAGCTGGATGCGCGTGCGAAGGCGCGCGGCGTCACTGCGGTGCTAGGGATGGGCGCGAGCCCGGGGCTGACCAACCTGCTGGCGGTGACGGCGGCGCGGGCGCTGGAGCGGCCGCGCGAGCTCTTGACGGGCTGGTCAATCGATGGCGCGGAGGAGACAACCGGCCACGGCAAATCGCCGTCGGACGAGCCGAGTGCCGCCTTGGTCCACTGGATGCAGCAATTGTCAGGTGAAATCCGCATCCACAGTGGGGGCGCGGCGGCCCTGGTGAAGCCGCTGCAGCGCCGGGAGATAGACTTTCCCAATATTGGCCGGATCGCGGTCTGGACTGTCGGTCATCCGGAAGCGGTCACGCTGCCGCGTGTCTTTGCCGGGCTGCAGGCCTGCGCCAACGTTATGACGGGTGCGAACGAGCGCACTTTTGCCGGCCTGCGCGCGCTGCAGACTCTCGTCGACAGCAAGATCCTGTCGCTGAAGGAGGCAGCCCGCGAACTCAGAAAATCTGACAATGGTTCAGGAGCTGAGCGCGGGCGGTCTGGCGCGGTGACCGACCGGCCATCCCTATTCGGATGGGCGAGCGGCGAGAAGGCTGGCCAAGCTGTGATTTGTGCCGCATCGCTGCGCGGCCTGCCGCCGGGCGGTATGGCCGGGGTGACCGGTGTGCCGCTCGGTCTGGCTCTGCATCTGTTTGCGCGCGCGGCCACGCGGCCACCCGTCGGCGTGCTGACGCCAGAGGAGGTGATCGACCCGGCATGGTTCTTCGATCTGTTCGCCCCGTACTGCGGCTTTGCATCCGGTGCCGACCTTGTCGCCATCGGGGAGCAGGCCGTGGACAACGGAGGCTAA
- a CDS encoding alpha/beta fold hydrolase: MQGPTSSHASLAWHSEGGSADVPILLIHGLGQTLQDWPSAFVTGLAGTGRRVIRFDNRDVGRSPRYDELGAPPLLRLWLCSTLRLPQWVRPPYMVADMASDAVALLDALNIPVAHLVGASMGGMIAQHIALAHPKRVRSLTLIMSSSGAPALPPPRGDVQRVLSNREPDDLQAAITSAYAFRRLIAGPLQSNDQAELERRVARSTAYGWPNRSGVARQYAAILADRRRYRLLSQIKAKCLVIHGEQDPLLPIAHGRDAAARISGSRFVSLAAMGHEITPALCASILTEIATLLRDA, from the coding sequence ATGCAAGGTCCAACATCTAGTCACGCCAGCCTTGCTTGGCACAGCGAGGGCGGCTCCGCTGACGTTCCTATCCTCCTGATTCACGGCTTGGGCCAGACCTTACAGGATTGGCCCAGCGCTTTTGTGACTGGGCTCGCCGGCACGGGGCGTCGGGTGATCCGGTTCGACAACCGCGATGTCGGCCGATCCCCGCGGTACGATGAGCTCGGTGCGCCGCCACTGCTACGCTTGTGGCTGTGCAGCACGTTGCGGCTGCCGCAATGGGTTAGGCCGCCGTATATGGTCGCGGACATGGCGTCGGACGCGGTGGCCCTGCTGGACGCGCTGAACATTCCCGTTGCGCATCTGGTCGGCGCCTCAATGGGAGGGATGATCGCGCAGCATATCGCTCTGGCTCATCCGAAGCGCGTCCGGTCGCTTACCCTGATCATGTCCTCGTCGGGCGCGCCCGCGCTGCCGCCACCGCGCGGCGACGTGCAGCGGGTGCTCAGCAACCGGGAGCCGGATGATCTCCAGGCCGCGATCACGTCGGCCTATGCATTCCGCCGCCTGATCGCAGGGCCTCTTCAGTCGAACGACCAAGCCGAGCTGGAGCGGCGCGTCGCGCGTTCGACGGCCTACGGATGGCCGAACCGGAGCGGTGTCGCGCGGCAATATGCGGCGATCCTGGCGGACCGGCGCCGGTACCGGCTGCTGAGCCAGATCAAGGCGAAATGTCTGGTCATTCATGGCGAGCAGGACCCGCTACTGCCGATCGCCCACGGCCGGGACGCCGCAGCGCGGATTTCCGGCAGCCGCTTCGTGTCGCTGGCGGCGATGGGGCACGAGATCACTCCGGCACTCTGCGCCTCCATCCTAACCGAAATCGCGACGCTACTCCGCGATGCGTGA
- a CDS encoding DUF2147 domain-containing protein yields MRQPSIALAAAAIFVLNAPASAGQTPESGYFLTQDKTGIVKLEPCGSNICGILVWGQDLKDGELDRGNPNPARRSRPICGMAVLQFARSGDNASAYDPATGKTERGFKVTGDASKLLLGGSDGETWVKTSQPSQPCR; encoded by the coding sequence ATGCGACAGCCATCCATCGCGCTCGCGGCCGCAGCGATCTTCGTGCTCAACGCTCCCGCATCGGCCGGACAGACCCCCGAATCCGGTTACTTTCTGACGCAAGACAAGACCGGTATCGTCAAGCTCGAACCGTGCGGCAGCAACATCTGCGGGATTCTGGTGTGGGGCCAGGATTTGAAGGACGGCGAACTGGACCGGGGAAATCCGAACCCTGCCAGACGCTCGCGCCCAATCTGCGGCATGGCCGTGCTGCAGTTCGCACGGTCCGGCGACAATGCTTCCGCCTACGATCCCGCGACCGGCAAAACTGAGCGCGGTTTCAAGGTGACCGGTGATGCGTCCAAGCTGCTGCTCGGCGGTAGCGACGGCGAGACCTGGGTGAAGACATCCCAGCCGAGTCAGCCGTGCCGCTGA
- a CDS encoding MipA/OmpV family protein encodes MARPAASTTPQAVTDVEATIDADRSDGASGARTKDGKVRKENTEGQPHAKPRPRAAVATPPDPLAATALTLTAAGDAAANAADPAAAMSTPDEPSGLKVEGHIGARLSNQSDHEGAKNRKTFAAPDFEITFNDRFFFSITDNMGLDIGADAKPQVGVYLVSTEALKVGLALTYESAFDRKVEPSIYGADGIVAPDLRVLATYTFGNSQIAARYSRVLGGSQSEKLSMGAFHVFELRPDLMLTAGGSVTWANQKAVNALFDPITTVSDGFGGSITGRASELIELGGGVAKRPSAGIKSVDAVVTLEYWIRKNLSIELLGGVVYLTDNVRGTPVAETPWVSGVSAIVKHHF; translated from the coding sequence ATGGCGAGGCCTGCGGCCTCGACGACACCGCAGGCCGTCACCGATGTCGAAGCGACGATAGATGCAGATCGATCGGATGGGGCGTCCGGCGCGCGTACCAAGGACGGCAAAGTGCGGAAGGAAAATACCGAAGGGCAACCGCACGCGAAGCCGCGACCACGCGCGGCGGTCGCGACGCCGCCCGACCCGTTGGCCGCAACTGCGCTGACGCTTACGGCGGCCGGCGACGCGGCGGCCAATGCCGCCGACCCGGCAGCCGCCATGTCGACGCCGGACGAGCCGTCGGGCCTCAAGGTCGAGGGTCATATTGGCGCGCGGCTCAGCAATCAGAGCGACCACGAGGGCGCGAAGAACCGGAAGACGTTTGCCGCGCCGGACTTCGAAATCACCTTCAATGACCGCTTCTTCTTCAGTATTACCGACAATATGGGGCTGGACATCGGTGCGGACGCCAAGCCGCAGGTTGGCGTCTATCTCGTGAGCACTGAGGCGCTGAAGGTCGGCCTCGCTCTGACCTACGAGAGCGCGTTCGACCGGAAGGTCGAGCCGTCAATCTACGGCGCTGACGGCATCGTCGCGCCCGACCTGCGCGTCCTCGCGACTTATACGTTCGGCAACAGCCAGATCGCGGCGCGCTATTCCCGTGTTCTCGGCGGATCGCAGAGCGAGAAACTGTCCATGGGCGCATTTCACGTGTTCGAGCTGCGTCCGGATCTCATGCTGACCGCCGGCGGCTCGGTCACATGGGCCAACCAGAAGGCGGTCAATGCGCTCTTCGATCCAATTACGACGGTGTCCGACGGTTTCGGAGGCTCCATCACCGGGCGCGCTTCCGAGTTGATCGAGCTCGGAGGCGGCGTGGCGAAGCGGCCTTCAGCGGGCATCAAGAGTGTCGATGCCGTGGTCACCCTCGAATATTGGATTAGGAAGAATCTGTCGATCGAGTTGCTGGGTGGCGTGGTCTACCTCACGGATAATGTCCGGGGCACGCCTGTGGCCGAGACGCCCTGGGTTTCCGGCGTGTCCGCCATCGTCAAGCACCATTTCTAG
- a CDS encoding saccharopine dehydrogenase family protein: MSGARLWPRRPGFPACPPSSSTISSRPLALKDLNMSQENKLLVLGGAGAMGRVAIKTLLGTRTFGSITIADRALEAARQFAYELGDPRVKVIGLDVNDAADLDAALQGADVVISTVGPYYRFGTIVLKAAITNRTHYLDICDDWQPTVDLLALDDEARAAGITAIIGAGASPGISNLLAVKAAAELDRVDTLHTVWGTGKRSADDDVAENSAVLHHFLAMLIGHIRVHREGALVDVRPLQRLRIDYPGIGRVPVHTIGHPEPISLPRHFPTLRHSVNAMDMPRGIISVLRSMTRRIEEKSIPFDDAVAYLGKVFAQSDTLGFGAALKEAARFTWGAGVEIITRKKYLPMLSAYAEGTLHGQRVRVGVSMRGEIPGGMASATCIPTAIMAEMLMAGEVDRRGAFAPEAGVDPDRFFRRLTPFTTMPALEGSLLRTVRAEAV; this comes from the coding sequence ATGTCCGGGGCACGCCTGTGGCCGAGACGCCCTGGGTTTCCGGCGTGTCCGCCATCGTCAAGCACCATTTCTAGCCGCCCCCTCGCTTTGAAAGACTTGAACATGAGCCAAGAAAACAAGCTGCTGGTTCTCGGAGGGGCGGGCGCGATGGGGCGCGTCGCGATCAAGACCTTGCTGGGCACGAGGACGTTCGGATCGATCACCATCGCCGACCGCGCTCTCGAGGCTGCCCGGCAGTTCGCCTATGAGCTAGGCGATCCGCGGGTCAAGGTGATCGGGCTCGACGTAAATGACGCCGCCGATCTGGACGCAGCGCTGCAAGGCGCCGACGTTGTGATCTCGACGGTCGGTCCGTATTACCGGTTCGGCACCATCGTGCTCAAGGCCGCGATTACGAACCGCACCCATTACCTCGACATCTGCGACGACTGGCAGCCGACCGTCGACCTGCTGGCGCTGGATGACGAGGCGAGGGCGGCGGGGATCACCGCAATCATCGGCGCCGGCGCAAGTCCCGGGATATCGAATCTGCTGGCCGTGAAGGCGGCAGCCGAACTCGACCGCGTCGATACACTGCATACCGTCTGGGGCACCGGCAAGCGTTCCGCCGACGACGATGTGGCGGAGAACAGTGCTGTGCTTCATCACTTCCTGGCGATGCTGATCGGCCACATCCGGGTGCATCGCGAGGGGGCGCTGGTCGATGTACGCCCGCTGCAGCGTCTCCGTATCGACTACCCGGGCATTGGCCGAGTGCCGGTGCACACCATCGGGCACCCCGAGCCGATCTCACTGCCGCGCCACTTTCCGACGCTTCGCCACAGCGTGAACGCGATGGACATGCCACGGGGGATCATCTCGGTGCTCAGGTCGATGACTCGGCGAATCGAGGAGAAGAGTATCCCCTTCGACGATGCGGTTGCCTATTTGGGAAAGGTGTTCGCGCAGAGCGACACGCTGGGGTTTGGCGCTGCGCTCAAGGAGGCGGCCCGCTTTACCTGGGGCGCTGGCGTCGAGATCATCACGCGAAAGAAATATCTTCCCATGCTGTCGGCCTATGCGGAGGGGACCCTGCATGGCCAGCGCGTGCGGGTCGGGGTATCGATGCGCGGCGAGATTCCAGGCGGCATGGCGAGCGCCACCTGCATTCCAACCGCGATCATGGCCGAGATGCTGATGGCAGGGGAAGTGGATCGTCGCGGTGCCTTCGCTCCGGAAGCGGGCGTCGATCCCGACCGCTTCTTCAGACGGCTCACGCCATTCACCACCATGCCGGCCCTGGAAGGATCGTTGTTGCGAACCGTGCGAGCGGAGGCGGTCTGA
- a CDS encoding TetR/AcrR family transcriptional regulator: protein MRQLSENQRARRADVVECAWRVIIRDGVDRTSIRSIAQELGGTTGIVTHYFRDKDELLLFALDRVIKAMQQVEFPEKKSDLTVKNVVACWLKILPTSKDCKDNWRVWTAFMGYAVGRERLMAEYRKHHSEQIAEVTKGFASMRAAGLLTSKGNERDDAIGCLALIDGLGMAWVINPDRYPERVFRSVLNDFYAARAP from the coding sequence ATGAGACAGTTGTCGGAAAATCAGCGCGCCCGGCGGGCGGATGTTGTGGAGTGCGCCTGGCGCGTGATCATCAGGGACGGTGTCGATCGCACGAGCATCCGCTCTATCGCCCAGGAGCTTGGCGGCACCACTGGCATCGTCACGCACTACTTTCGCGACAAGGACGAACTGCTGCTGTTCGCACTGGACCGTGTGATCAAGGCGATGCAGCAGGTCGAGTTTCCGGAGAAAAAGTCGGACCTGACCGTCAAGAACGTGGTGGCGTGCTGGCTGAAGATTCTCCCGACCTCGAAGGACTGCAAGGACAACTGGCGGGTATGGACCGCGTTCATGGGCTACGCGGTGGGGCGAGAAAGGCTGATGGCGGAGTACCGTAAGCATCACAGCGAGCAGATCGCTGAGGTGACGAAGGGGTTTGCCAGCATGAGGGCCGCCGGGCTTCTGACCTCGAAAGGCAACGAGCGCGACGATGCGATCGGATGCCTGGCGCTTATCGACGGCCTCGGTATGGCGTGGGTCATCAACCCCGACCGCTATCCCGAGCGGGTGTTCCGCTCTGTGCTGAACGATTTCTACGCGGCGCGCGCGCCGTGA
- a CDS encoding flavin-containing monooxygenase translates to MQSGEPEIDQEIIIIGTGFSGLGMAIALIRAGITSFLVLERGREIGGTWRDNHYPGAACDIPSHLYSFSFEGKPDWSRKYPRQLEIKAYMQQTARKYGVLDYVRFDTTLRGARFEASEGRWHIDCGASRFRCRFLVLATGGLSEPAIPALNGAADFSGPSFHSAAWNHTVALDGKRVAVIGTGASAIQFVPEIASRVKQLDIYQRTPPWVVPRPDRLFTRAEKFIFGAVPFVRKLYRELIFWHNEYQGIGIFKPQLMKGAETLALRHIEAQVADPALRELVTPRYAMGCKRILISNDWYPALSRPNVSVISSAIADVGADAIVTADSIKRAADVIIYGTGFQATAFLQNADIVGRDGVTLKTRWANGGEAYLGTSIKGFPNLFTVTGPNTGLGHNSMIYMIETNVNQICETIMEARRRKATRVEVKPEVHDRYNRELQRDLTGTVWKSGCRSWYQTESGKITTLWPGFCFQFGRRARHFRRADYNID, encoded by the coding sequence ATGCAATCAGGAGAGCCGGAGATCGACCAGGAGATCATCATTATCGGAACCGGTTTTTCCGGGCTCGGCATGGCGATCGCGCTGATCCGGGCAGGCATCACCAGCTTTCTGGTACTAGAGCGAGGGAGAGAGATCGGAGGGACCTGGCGGGACAATCACTATCCGGGCGCCGCCTGCGACATCCCCTCGCACCTGTATTCATTCTCGTTCGAAGGCAAGCCGGACTGGTCACGGAAATATCCGCGGCAGCTGGAGATCAAGGCCTACATGCAGCAAACCGCGCGCAAGTACGGCGTGCTCGATTATGTGCGATTCGACACGACCTTACGCGGCGCACGGTTCGAGGCGTCCGAGGGCAGATGGCATATTGACTGCGGCGCGAGCAGGTTTCGCTGCCGCTTCCTGGTGTTGGCCACCGGCGGGCTCAGCGAGCCGGCGATCCCTGCCTTGAATGGCGCGGCCGATTTCTCGGGCCCCTCGTTTCACTCGGCGGCTTGGAATCACACCGTTGCGCTAGACGGCAAGCGGGTTGCGGTTATCGGCACGGGGGCGAGCGCGATCCAGTTCGTGCCGGAAATCGCATCGCGCGTGAAGCAGTTGGACATCTATCAACGAACGCCGCCCTGGGTCGTGCCGCGCCCCGACCGTCTGTTTACCCGTGCGGAAAAGTTCATCTTCGGCGCGGTGCCGTTCGTCCGAAAACTCTATCGCGAGTTGATCTTTTGGCACAACGAATATCAGGGGATCGGCATTTTCAAGCCGCAGCTGATGAAGGGCGCGGAAACCCTCGCGCTGCGGCATATCGAAGCCCAGGTCGCCGATCCGGCCCTGCGGGAGCTCGTCACGCCGCGCTACGCGATGGGATGCAAGCGCATCCTCATTTCGAACGACTGGTATCCGGCGCTCAGCCGGCCGAACGTTTCGGTGATCAGCAGCGCCATAGCTGACGTCGGTGCCGACGCGATCGTCACGGCCGACAGCATCAAGCGTGCCGCCGATGTGATCATCTACGGCACCGGATTCCAGGCGACTGCGTTCCTGCAGAATGCGGATATCGTTGGTCGCGACGGCGTCACGTTGAAGACGCGGTGGGCGAATGGCGGCGAGGCTTACCTCGGCACGAGCATCAAGGGATTCCCGAACCTTTTCACAGTCACGGGGCCGAATACCGGGCTCGGGCACAATTCCATGATCTATATGATCGAGACCAACGTGAACCAGATCTGCGAGACAATCATGGAGGCACGCCGGCGGAAAGCGACCCGCGTGGAGGTCAAGCCGGAGGTTCACGATCGGTATAATCGCGAGCTGCAGCGGGACCTGACTGGGACGGTCTGGAAGTCTGGCTGCAGAAGCTGGTATCAGACCGAGAGCGGCAAGATCACGACGCTCTGGCCAGGGTTCTGCTTTCAGTTTGGGCGCCGGGCCAGGCACTTTCGGCGAGCCGACTATAATATCGATTAG
- a CDS encoding helix-turn-helix transcriptional regulator, which produces MITSREKAFFEYVDAIQIADDEKGFEAAGGRLARGLGFKWFAYLRRDCDATKILTSYPVAWVRRYVEADYQKVDPVVRRAHLDNDLFGWAVTSASNRKDCRQRCFRNDAMAFGISTGVTVPIKCGFGRFAAFTMASSDESQRAVIEEVALLVRVAALYFHARCSDIDKIKRLPSDRQLTQRERLCLAWAAQGKTVTDTALLMSISPRTVSFHLNNARAKLNCSTIAHCVAEAFRHKILA; this is translated from the coding sequence ATGATCACTTCCAGAGAGAAGGCTTTCTTTGAGTATGTTGACGCCATTCAGATCGCGGATGATGAAAAAGGATTTGAGGCTGCGGGAGGTCGGCTTGCGCGTGGCTTGGGGTTCAAATGGTTTGCATATCTTCGACGTGACTGTGACGCGACGAAGATACTTACGTCTTATCCTGTTGCCTGGGTTCGACGTTACGTTGAGGCTGACTATCAGAAGGTGGATCCTGTCGTCAGGCGAGCGCACCTCGACAACGATCTCTTTGGATGGGCGGTCACGTCCGCCAGCAACCGAAAGGATTGTCGGCAGAGGTGTTTCCGCAATGACGCGATGGCATTTGGCATATCGACCGGAGTGACGGTGCCAATCAAGTGCGGCTTTGGTCGATTCGCGGCCTTCACGATGGCGTCAAGTGACGAGTCGCAGCGAGCGGTTATAGAAGAGGTGGCATTGCTCGTTCGCGTCGCCGCCTTGTACTTCCATGCACGTTGCAGCGACATCGACAAAATCAAGCGATTGCCTTCTGATCGCCAGCTAACTCAGCGCGAGCGATTGTGTCTCGCCTGGGCAGCCCAAGGGAAAACGGTGACTGACACGGCTTTGCTGATGAGTATCTCTCCTCGAACTGTCTCGTTTCATCTCAATAACGCTCGGGCGAAGTTGAATTGCTCGACTATCGCGCATTGCGTAGCTGAGGCGTTTCGTCACAAAATTCTCGCGTAA
- a CDS encoding LysR family transcriptional regulator, translated as MPIKPPLIPLCYYSTCAVAMIHPSFHSKIQYFLTVAETLNFRRAAELLGIAQPALSRSIRQLEQQFGFSLFERSTRRVALTPAGEVLYRDGADAMRRLTNACARAGQIANGLSGSIMVGYSTFAATGPMSDIIIEFRKLYPEAHVALRLLASSEQATAFERGTIDLGFIMSNVLTLPQKSILISRERLIVLVSAKHPWANDESITLETLVTGPIVIGTANRWQGFRSLVNDMVTSRGLKLNVAEEADDLPVLLQLVRSDFGCTILDASFISTLPPGIKKLEIADTHETLDIALAWREDNLSPLAARFVDAARAHTPS; from the coding sequence ATGCCAATCAAGCCTCCATTGATACCTTTGTGTTATTATTCAACCTGTGCTGTCGCGATGATCCACCCCTCTTTTCACTCCAAAATTCAGTATTTCCTCACGGTGGCCGAAACGCTGAACTTTCGACGGGCAGCTGAACTTCTCGGGATCGCCCAACCTGCGCTCAGCCGCAGCATCCGGCAGCTTGAGCAGCAGTTTGGCTTCTCGCTGTTCGAAAGGTCGACGCGCCGTGTCGCGTTAACGCCGGCGGGGGAAGTGCTCTATCGCGACGGAGCCGATGCCATGCGGCGCCTGACGAACGCCTGCGCGCGCGCTGGACAAATCGCAAACGGCCTAAGCGGCTCGATCATGGTTGGATACTCCACGTTCGCTGCAACCGGTCCGATGTCCGACATCATCATCGAATTTCGCAAACTGTATCCGGAAGCTCACGTGGCCCTGCGTCTTCTCGCGTCGTCCGAACAAGCCACCGCTTTTGAGAGAGGCACTATCGATCTCGGCTTCATCATGTCCAATGTTTTGACGTTGCCGCAAAAAAGTATCTTGATCTCGCGCGAACGACTTATCGTGCTTGTATCTGCCAAGCACCCCTGGGCCAATGACGAATCGATAACGCTTGAAACGCTCGTAACTGGACCGATTGTCATTGGCACAGCCAACCGATGGCAAGGCTTTCGATCACTTGTAAATGATATGGTTACTTCGCGCGGACTGAAGCTGAATGTCGCGGAAGAAGCCGACGATTTACCTGTTCTGCTTCAACTGGTTCGATCTGATTTCGGATGCACGATCCTTGACGCATCCTTCATTTCCACGTTGCCACCAGGCATCAAAAAGTTGGAGATCGCAGACACTCACGAGACGCTCGATATCGCACTGGCCTGGCGCGAGGATAATCTGTCGCCTCTGGCGGCTCGCTTCGTCGATGCGGCCAGAGCTCACACGCCTTCCTGA